The following DNA comes from Castanea sativa cultivar Marrone di Chiusa Pesio chromosome 10, ASM4071231v1.
TTGAGAGTGGAGTGTGCTGCCGTTTGTGAGAGGGAGTACTGGTTGGCACATTGGAGGGAGTTGGGGCGATCGGTGGGGGAGGAGCCGgaggcaaggttgatgactggAAAAAACATGGTGAGAAAAAatggtgagagagaaaaaaatggtgGACTGGCggctagaaaaaaaaagggtaggagggtcaaagcttataagtataagaggctagggttttaacttttaatggttttaaaaaattaaaaaactcaaaaacatttGGGCAAAGGCTCGAACCTGAGAACACTTAGTCATTAAAGCCACAGAATACCACTAAGCTACAAACTCCAACGTGATTTAGtgttacataaatatatatatatgtgtgtgtgtgtgtgtgtgtgtgtgtgtgtgtgtgtgtgtgtgtgttcggTTCGGTGCATTAAATTTTGCCATTGACAACCGAACCGAAATTTTcggttttattatataaaaaaccgAAACCAAACCGAAACTTTTGCATCGGTTTGGTCGATTTGAAGCggtttttttggttcttcagtTTTTTGCACACCCTTACTGCTTTAGTTACATTGCTAGAATGATAAGCATATCACTCTCTCCCAATATGATGGCTAGTATACTAGTCTGCTAGTAGCCCTATATGAGTGACCAATAAGCTTGACCTTTTAAGTTTTGGAACTCGTTTAGAGTTCCAGGAATGTGTTATAATgggacacacacacatatataataggTGTCCCTTTGTGCTATATTCTCATTTtttagagcaaaggctgcctaATGTGTTATATGCATGTTGTGCAGTCTTAAGGGAGGTCATCAGATTGTGAAATGCACTAGGATGCTCCCCTAATAGATTGATTCTCTTCCTGCTGACAAGAGAATGATCTAGGCTCTAGCTAAGGTGAGGAACAGAGTTAAATTCTTTTAACTTCCTACCCCAAGAAGACTGTCAAGTTCttgtattttcaatttcaattggCCAATTCCATTTCCACTTTTGGCTATGGAGAATCCAAGAATCAACTGACGGCTTTGTCAACAATAATGAGGACATCTTGTATTTATCACCATAAATCTTGtgtaaaggggaaaaaaaaaaagtatgcaaTGGACTTGTTCTATGGAAACAAAACACATGGTGTTGTGTTTTAGCCTTCTGTTGTTGCTACGAAATTGTTATTGCTACGGAATTGAGTAGCTGAGCAAGTTGTTGCATCTTCATGTTGTAGCTGATTTTGTATTGTTAAGTTGATTTTGTGTTGACgaatatatgtaatgtatacAATTTTGTTTCTGTTATAAGCTTTCTTAaagcattttgaatttttatctaGACTAAATGGAGTTGTTTTTATGTATGAATTTGCTTGAAGCAAGTACTAATATTGACGATGACTCAAAAACACAAGTTATATCAAAGTGTTTACATgactcttattcttcttctttttttataaggtTTACATGAATCTCATTCTCTTGAAAACAAGGAATACACATCAAGAGTCTTCAAAGGATGCTTGGCCtattttacaatcaaaatttaattcaagagAGTAGCCAAGAAATGAATTTGATCTAAAAATGAACAAAGTTTTATTAGAATGTACACTTTGACCACAAGGCCATATAACAATAGTTTTGTTGAAATATACACTTTGTTAACAAGAAACAACTCTTCCCAtcatcataaattcataatacaTAATtcccacaaaagaaaaaaggtctTGTATGCTTCAAGATCAAATTCTTTAGATGGCATGACCTGCTCATTAAATGCTAGTTGGTGTGCCTCTTGCTTCTTGACTGTACATTACAAATgtaattataagtttataactaAGCCACACATCACATGTATAGACATAAGCAAAGTAAACCTTTTAAATTTAAAGGAGCCTATATAACCTCTCTGGCTTTCAGAGTTCTAATCTAAaagcattatttatttatttttaacttgtcTGTGGGTGCATTTCGCACAAATTATCTAGAAACTCTTTGACCTATACCACTTCTCCATTTCAAGAGAATGGCCATATAAGTAGTAGTGAGCTAATTGAAAAGAAGTTTTTATTTCGTTTCCTAGGCTATTTTAGTCATGAAAAGTCTAAAATCTAAAGCATTGATTCTTTTCTCTAATTCTTTTCCCCTTGATGAAACATcaataacccaaaaaattattaagaaaacaaaggaaacaaGAACAAGACAGGTGTATTAGTGAAATGTTCTTGTTGCTCTCACTGTTGCACAATAcagaaaaaatatacaaaatctcAAACACGTGAAAGATAacattgaaataatttttatgagcTCCATCTTTGAGAGGTAAAAGAGTGTCTAACATTTGACCATGCATAAGGTGCTAGTCATCTTTAACTTTTCTTTGCAATTGAAGGAAACCCAAATGCAATAATGTAAAGACAAAATATTTGTGCAAGTGACCATAAAAAATAGCTAATAACAAGGGAAATCAGACAGAAAAAGACCAATAGAAGATAATAGAActctataaaagaaaataaacaagtaTGCACATAGCCAACAGAAATATAAAtacctaataaaaaaatgaagtcaCATTATTAGAAGAGTAAATCTCATCCCTCTCACCCCAAGATCAGTGAGCcaacaagaggaaaaaaaaaacccacataccaaaacaacaaaaattgacaaaaacCCCAGTTATTTTTATCATCAGTGACCTTAACATCATTTCAAAGTTTCTAACAGATATTTTCACAAACATCTTCTGTGCATTTCCAAAATCAACGTTAAAATGAAATAGACATTGAGCTATtgccaaaccaaaccaaacgaTGAAGATGAACTATTGTTATATTTCCACCAGTGGCGATATATATGGTGAGAATGACCACCAGATTCACccaaatgatgaagatgaacTATTGTTATAATTCTACCAGCCAAGAGACCCATACATACAACAACCTACAAGCATGCCACTTTCCAGGTAATCACAGTACATTCTGCCATACCCAAAAAaactcaacccaagcaaaatcACCAGGCTTTACACGcatcaacaaaacccaatatCAAACtaatcaaaactaaaacaatatGGGAACCATGGGTTTCGGTCATgtctaaaaagcaaacaaaaagagaagaaaataaatagaaaataaaataaattaaggagaaagagagggtaccggccaaaatgggcaattagccatagatgttgaagaatatagttagtaggcattGGTttgaaagtatatataatagtaacatctcgactcttagagagtcgattttggggctataaatcgagtttttaatgctcgatttttatggtctaatTCTGTCCGATATGGCATTTTTTCTACGTGACGACtacttgaaaatcgagtctctaagactcgatttacaagccAAAAAACTTTTCCTCTATGTCCATCCATTCCCAgagcaaaacccaccaaaaaaaaaaaaaaaacccacctgGGTTGCGACCTGGGTCGCGCTGCCAGGTCGCGACCCTGCCTAGTCGCGCGACCTGGGTCGCGCTGCCTGGGCGCGCGACTAGGCAGCGCGACCcaggtggttttttttttttttttttttttttttttggcggtgGGTTTCCTCTGGGAATGGATGgacttagagaaaaaaatttttggcttgtaaatcgagtctctaagactcgatttccaagtagtcgccacgtggaaaaaatgccacatcggacagaatcagaccataaaaatcgagcattaaaaactcgatttatagccccaaaatcgactctctaagactcgagatgctagtaaaaaatatagtttgtaaaccttaactactaactatattcttcagcatctatggctaattgcccattttggccgaGGGTACCCGACGGCCACCAGCGTTGGTGACGCCGCTGAGAAGCACTGCCAGAGATGGTGGTGTTGGGGCAAGCAGAAGCTTGGTCATAGCTCGACTTGAGAGAACGAGAAAAGAGAGGGACCTTAAGAGAGGAGAAGGTCAGACCGGCAAGCACCGCCAGTGGTGGTCGGTGGGCCTCGAAGGCTTGCAATTGTAGCCATGGTTATGAAGATTCAACTTGGTGGAAGAgagaaaagttttgaaatttggatTTAGTGAATCTGAAGACAATAGAAAGGAATATGCTAAGTTAACCTTGGTTTATCCAAACCAAGTTAGAATTTGTTAAGTTTCTAACATTTTAATTGACGTGGCAGTATTTTGACCCTTgatagttttcaaaataaatcttgTCTGTGAACTGGACACTCTCTATTTCAAAGGGAAATGGGGAGGGTCCCGATCCGGCGAGTGGCCCGAGtactaaaaagaaaaggaaaaaaaaaaaaaaagaaaaaaaaaagacaataaccTTTCAGCCAACTTTAACCGCAAAGCTGGACTGCTGGAGTGGAGGCCAAACTCAAaactcaacccaaaaaaaaacgcaaacaGAATGAGTGCGAGTGCGAGTGCAGTTCAACATCATCACAACGTGTTCGTATACGGCAGCCTCTTAGCTGATGATGTCGTTAAGGTTCTCCTTAAGCGCGTCCCTCCCTCTTCCTCTGCCATCCTCCACTCCTTGTTagtctctctctcatttcttaGACCAAGCACTTGATTGATCCTTGTTGTTATTGCTTTCTAGTTTCTACACAAATCccactttaaaaataaataagcaatAACCCATTTTATTTGAGCCTATAGTTTTCCaatcctttattattatttttatttttttttctaggccCTCTTCTGCCCTTTGATCGTCTATAATCTACGCTGTGTTTACTAAcgttagttctttttttttttttttttttttttttttttgggacattgATTTTAAACCCGCAGTCATAGATTTAGCATCAAAGGAAGAGTTTATCCAGCTATTCTACCTGTGGAGAATAAGAAAGTAACTGGAAAGGTATGTTCATTAATCATCCATTTCATTTCAAGGCCGCCTAAATTTCCTTTGAATAATTGTACCCTTTCTATGTCTATATGTATGGTTGAAATCCATTCATTAGCTTTTGCATATTTGTCTAAATCATTATCATAGAGCTTTTTCATGTACCCAATTGCTATTTATCAGAATTTAGGTGACATGATGCATTTTATGTGTCGGCAGTATCAGATTGTTTCATGATTTGTCACACACATTCTCTGCAAGTTTAGAGCAGGTTTTTATTATCTTAAATTCTTGTTTATTTTGAGGCAGACCGCAAATTATTCTAGATTTTCTGAAACAAAGTGGAGACTCAAAAACTTGTTCGATTTCATCCAAGATTTCATAAAATAGTATCTAGAATTTCCAAAAATCTGTGCCATCTGGTGTCACTGATAGAAAGTTCATAATTCCAAATAATAGCTGTAATGCCTGCAATTCAAAGGCATAATCAGATTGCAATTagcaataaaatttaatataatttactaGAGGTCATACCTTTGTGCAATGGCAAGTGCCCACCCTCAAAGAGAGGTGTCACAGATTTGAGTCCATGAATTAGCCTCTTCAAAATTGGGGTGTTGTTTCCTATTGACGACCTCTCCCAAAACCTATAGAAACAAGGAACTTGTGCAATGGGTATGACCTTTTTACTATATCCACCAGATACAGAGGAACCAGATAACCTTTATTTGCATCAGCAAGCACCTTGGAAGATAGTACACGCCCatggtcaaaaaaaaaaagtttcatattCCATCAATCAGCAGTAGTATGGATTTTTTGAGTTGAAATCGGTGCattaaactataaaatacaACATAATTGTTGCATAACAGATCTAGACCAAAGCATATTGGGAAGCATTTGTGATAGATGTGCTTGCACGGTACTTTTAGTGCATTTTTAAACTTTCCAGGAAGTTTGTGCATTTCAGAAGGTTTTCTATTGCTACACCATTTTCCCTGGAAATATAATTAagggtaaaatatcattttcgtCCGGATAATTAATCATATTCAATTGGATGACATGAATGTGCCCATTCACTTTGTGAGATGTTTCAGTGTGACGTTCACTGTTCTCATTCCTCTTCCATTGGCATGATCTTACTTGTTCCATTTCAAGTTTGTTTATCTGAACAGCAGTGGAAATATGTTTGAGCATGAATCATTGGCCTTTACTCACATGAGTTGTTCACCACTTTAGTCCCGAAATTCTGACTTATTGTCCTGTGTCTTGAATCTCTTGATGCTAgaaacttggaaaaaaaataaaaataaaaaagatgtgtAGTGAACAAGAGAATAAATAAGATTAATATTTATTTGTGTCTAATGTTGTTCTATTTCCACATATGACTGGAATCATAATTACGTTGGCCTTGCTAATCTAATCcacatttatgattttgtttctGAAAAATTCACGCTCTTTATGATAACAATATCACATAATAAGTTTGAccaattttcacatttttgcaGGTCTTGTTTGGTATCACAAATCCTGAATTAGATATTTTAGATACTTTTGAAGATGTCGAGTATGAAAGGAGAACTGTTGAGGTTTCCTTGATGGTGAGTGTAATGGAAATCCACTTGATTGCTTTCCGTGCATCATTTACAGATTAGCAAACTTGCATATTAGGAGATCTTGAAGGGCAGGTTGATGTACAAAGTGTAAAAGTAGCCCTCCTAATGACCACACTTTCTAAAAACACAAAGCAAGGTGGGCATAAGACGCCACAAGGCCTTAAAAAAAGCAGTTTCCTCTTACAGCATGGTTAGGTGTACTTTtctactagtttttttttttttttttggggagaatATTTTTGTACTAGCTTGTAATGCTTTTAATCCTTCAATAAACTATGATGGGGCAATATCCTATCAATCTTGCAAGGGCATgactcatttttttcaaattttggtagaatcattttttgtttcaatcCACTATTAACAACAAAGATGAGTTTCACATTTTGCATATATGTGATTATATTTGAATGATGAATAACATTACATGTATAGGTCACAAAGTACAACTTTGTGGAAAAgcattaaatttcatattttttgcaTTAGTTTCTTTTATATGACCTCCATACTCTATTGAATAGTTTACATTGTAATCAAAACTGATTGTTTTATGTAAAAATGGGTGATGTTCTCTCAATTAAAATGGGTGGCATCCTATCATAGTTGGTCCCTTTAATCCATGTAGGGTCACAAAGAAAAAACTCATTATAAAGGATTATTTTCCGACCAGGGTTTGGAAACCTCATTCCCTTTGGTACCTAACCTGCCTGACATAAGCTAAGCTACCAATTTATTTACTCCCAAATAGAAATGAAAACtgaaattaaattcattagGTATTCTTACTTGTTGGAAGTGCATGATCAATTTCAAGGGGGAGGCTTTAAATCAGGCTTATCATTCATTATACCTGATGACAACTTAGAAAAATGGTGCCATTTACTCTTgatagtaatttttaaaaaattcctgCTTTCTTAAACCATGCTAAAAAGGaaagtgactttttttttgcaGGATAGTTCTGAGAAGTTACAAGCTCACACCTATGTATGGAGTGACAAAAATGATCCAAACTTGTATGGAGTTTGGGATTTTGAGGTAAAATTGTGTCCTCTGAGTCTTTTCTCACCTAAATACATGCAATAGGTAGGGCTAGGCTTTGGACAATCTTTATTTGATATGTCAATGCTTCTCAATAATAACCTGATTTTATGTTTCTTGCTCTGTTACTCTCACTGCATGGTTCTGCTCACCTCAATTTCATATTATTTCCATTCTGTTTCACTTATATACCTCAATTTGTGTTTACTCTTGAGGATGTTGTCATTCTTCATTTTGTTCAAGCGTTTTCAAGGGGAACCTGGGCCCATCAAGTTTCGAGCACTTGTATAAGATCTTGATGGATGTATCTTCTAATTTTCTAGTTTCTAGCCCTTTTTCATGATAATGAAACCAAGTATCCTATGTCCTTTTGGTTTAGGGGGAGAAAGTATAGAGAATTTATATAGTTGATAAAGATAGTTGTCCTGATGCCAttaggggggaaaaaaggaGAGATAAGATGACCTgtaatgacataactattattATGCCTTATTGTGGGTTTAATGCTGACCCAAAATTTGACTGCCAAGGCAGGTAGTTGCTGTCGctcaattttttgataaattaagtGTCGCTATGTCATGAGATTAATATCACATTACTTATAAGGTGTTATTTTATGGGTATATATTATGTTTACTTTTCTTCTGAAATTGGTTATT
Coding sequences within:
- the LOC142612601 gene encoding AIG2-like protein D, whose protein sequence is MSASASAVQHHHNVFVYGSLLADDVVKVLLKRVPPSSSAILHSFHRFSIKGRVYPAILPVENKKVTGKVLFGITNPELDILDTFEDVEYERRTVEVSLMDSSEKLQAHTYVWSDKNDPNLYGVWDFEEWKQVHMNDFIKMTTGFVEELEQPESKPRVATYESFYNQDDQNAPTS